GTGTGAAAGCTAGCTTAGCCTTGAAGCCGTAATTTAGACAATCGTAGAAGACGATTACATCAGATTACATCATATAAGCCCGACCGTCATGCAGAGTGGCAGCGAAGCATCTCGCTCACGTCGTTAGATTAATACTCCTGAGTCAGCACGCGAGATGCTTCGCTACCGCTCTGCATGACGGTCTTTTCATTGAGGTTTCGGTGTTAGTCATTGACACCTCAGAAGTCTAGCTCGCTAGCGAATCGGCAAACTCCCGCAAAAGCGTTGCTACTTCCTGCGGCGCTTCTAGCGGCAGCAAGTGGCCAGCCCCACCTATTATTTCCAAAGGCGTATTGGGGGGCAAATGTGGTAGCGTTTCAAGCCCATGCAACGACGGTGACATGACCGCATCGGCGTCGCCGGCCAGCACAACGGCTGGTACGGTAATAAGGGGCATTTGAGCCAGAATATTTTCACGGCTACCGTGCAGCAGCCACGCGTCCCAGGCCGCGCGCGTAGTGCGCAGATTATCTTCGATGACTTGTGCATTCGTATCCTCTGGCAGCGGCCGGGCCGTAATGTGAGCTAGCGTGCGGGCGGCCGCCTGCGGGTTGCCGTAGGCGTGTAAGGACGTGGTACGCTCTTCATCCGTCATAGGCTCAGGGGAAGGCGGCGAGGGCGAGATTAAGGCCAATCCGCGCAAGCCGACGGGCTGCTGAGCGGCCAAGGCAAGAGCAATTTTGCCCCCCATACTATGCCCAACCAGAATATAAGTACGAACCCCCTGCTCCCTAATGTAGGCGGCTATGGCTTCGGCATATGCCTGCACTGAGTAGCCACCCACCGGAGCCGGAGCACTTCCAAATCCACCTAAATCGGGAGTCAGGCAGGCGTAGTCAGGAGCCAGCTCGGCGGCTACTGCGGCCCACTCTCGCCTCGAACCAGCCCAGTAATGCAAACAAATAAAAGCAGGGGCGGCAGACGCGGGCATAAGGAGGAGGTTGAAACGTGTAGCCTACCTACGCAAACCCGCCCCGAAATGGTCAGAAAAGCCCCCCAGTAAACCGTAACCGCCCACCGCCTATGAGTTATCCGGCCACTGCCAGCGCGTCTGATGTTGCTTCTGCGCAGGGCGCTTCGCCTAAGCCCAGCGCCTCACGGTGCAGATTACCCCACTCGCGCAGGGAGTGTAATACTGGACACAGGGTTTCGCCGTGGGCAGTCAGGCGATATTCTACCTTAGGCGGCACCTGCGCATACACGCGCCGATTGACGAGGCCTGCTTCCTCCAACTCTTTAAGCTGCTGGGCCAGCATCTTCTGTGTTACTCTCGGAATGAGGCGTTTCAGCTCGCCAAAGCGCAAGGTGCCGTGCTCCGCCAAGTACGAGAGAATAAACACCTTCCACTTGCCCCCCAATACATCGAGTGCTGCCGTAATTGGGCATATCGGCGCATTCTTTGGCGTTGCTATCATTTTAAGTTATTGATTATCAACTATAGTTTCTAATAGGTACCTGCATTACTTTATGGTACCTACTTGACAAATATATCCTATTGACGAGACCTTTGCAAGCGCCGCCAATAGGCGGAAAGGAAGTATTTGCGTCCCCATAAAGCAGGCCGCCGGTTAACCATTACCGCCACTGAGTGGTTTGGCAAGACGCGCCAAGTAAGCGAAGGCTCACACGTGCTTTCATTCTTTTAAGTCAGTTATCACCCTTCTTATGTCATCTGCAACCAAGCATCTGTTCACGCCCTTCCAAATGGGCGCTCTTTCTTTACCCAACCGCCTCGTAATGGCGCCCATGACGCGCAGCCGCGCCAATAACGACGGCAATGTGCCTACCGACTCCACGGTGGAATACTACCGGCAGCGGGCCTCGGCAGGGCTTATTATTACTGAAGGCGCCCAGGTTTCGCCGCAGGGCGTAGGCTACGTTTTCACACCCGGCATTCACTCAGCAGCGCAGGTAGCGGGCTGGAAAAAAGTAACGGATGCTGTACACGCCGCTGGGGGCGAATTTTTATTCAGCTGTGGCACGTAGGTCGTATTTCGCACCCATTCTTCCACAACGGCGAATTGCCCGTTGCTCCATCCAGCGTGAAGCCAACCGACGTGATGGCCTACACCGCCAATGGCATGGAAGAAATTCCGGCCCCGCGCGCTCTAGAGATCAGCGAGATTGCTGACGTGGTGAATGACTTTCGCCAAGCGGCTCAAAACGCAAAAGATGCCGGCTTCGACGGAGTCGAGCTGCACGGTGCCAATGGCTACCTACTCGACCAATTTATCCAGGATGGTACCAACCAGCGCACCGACGAATACGGCGGCAGCGTAGAAAACCGCGCCCGCTTTGTGCTGGAAATAGTAGAGGCAACCGCTGAGGTATTTGGTGCCGACCGTGTCGGCATCCGTTTGGCCCCTACTGGCAACGTGGGGGGCATTTCTGACTCCGACCGCCTAGGTACCTTCAGCTACGTAACGGAGCAGCTCAATAAGTTTGGCCTAGCCTATCTGCACATCATTGAGGCGCTGCCGGGTCACCCGATGGCCGCAAAAGCTGGGCAGGAGCCGATAGCTCCGCACCTGCGTAAAATCTTTGATGGCCCGTTTATTCTGAATGGCGGCTACACCCAGGAAACAGCTGAAGCCGCTTTAGAAAACAACGAAGCCGACCTTATTGCCTTCGGTGTCCCGTTCATTGCTAACCCCGACTTGGTGGAACGCTTCGAGCAGGGTGCTGCCCTCAACACGCCCGATCAGGCTACTTTCTACGGCGGCGACGACAAAGGCTACATCGATTATCCTTCGTTGGAGGTAGCAGAAGCCACGGAGGCTTCGCCCAAGCAGGACATCGTGAATTACTAGCCTTCTCAGCAGCCAAACGGCTTCTAATACTGAACCCCGCCTCGGAACATTCCGGGGCGGGGTTTCTTGTATACAATATCACGCAGCTACCTCCCGTCGAGATTCTGCGTAGACAGTGACTCAACTTTATCACATCGCTCTGTTATGGCCAAAAAAGCTTCTGCCCCCGCCCCAAACGCCTCCACCAAAAAAGCCCCTGCGCCGATAGATCATCCCACGGCGAAGGACATGAAGAAGCACGCGCAGAAGCTTCCCTACCCCGCCAAACAAGCTGACATGAAGCTTCAGCCCGGCATGAGTTTCTCAACCTACCGCGCCGCTAATAAGCTGGGGGGCAAAATTGCCCTTATCACCGGCGCCGACTCGGGCATCGGGCGCGCTGTAGCGGTAGCCTTCGCTATGGAAGGTGCCGACGTAGCCGTGCTTTACAACGAAAACGACGTGGACGCCCAGGAAACGCAACGATTGGTAGAAGCGCAGAAGCGCCGTTGCCTGCTGCTCCGCCTCGATGTGCGCGACCCTGAGCAGTGCCGCCAGGCCGTGCGCCGTACCCACGCCGAGCTAGGTGGCCTGCATATTCTGGTCAACAACGCGGCTTTCCAAATGGCGCAGGAAAAGTTTGAGGACATCAGCGAGGAGCAGATTCGCCGCACTTTCGACACCAACATTCTTGGCTATATCTGGATGGCGCAGGCCGCCCTGCCCCATATGGAAAGCGGCGACTGTATCATCAATACGGGCAGCATCGTGGGGCTTACCGGCAACCCTTTGCTTATCGATTATACGGCCACCAAGTCGGCTATTCACGCCTTCACCAAATCACTGGCTACCCACCTGGGCGAACGGAACATCCGCGTAAACTGCGTCGTGCCCGGCCCCGTCTGGACGCCCAACATTCCGGCCACGATGCCCCTGGAAGAAGTAGAGAAGTTTGGCTACGAAGTAGCGCTTCAGCGCCCCGGTCAGCCCGAGGAACTGGCCCCCGCCTACGTGCTGCTGGCCTCACAGGATGGCTCTTTCATGACGGGAAGTCTAGTCCACGTTACGGGGGGCAAATTATCCAGCGACCAGTAACCCAGGCACCACTTTAGTGCGGCTTGGCAGTAGGCGGCCGGCAGCGTACTCCGGGGAGCGGCAACCATAACGCCAGCTCAACAGTTAAGCATTTACGCAGGTATTGGTGCTAAGCGATAAGCGTAGCGGGAAGTTTTGGCTTCCAAGCAGTTTACTACCTGTAGCTTCCCTTATCAGCTGCTCTGCCCATGACTTCTCCTCACTATCCCGACGGTACCGTGCGCGCGCTGCTCGCCACCGACCTCGTCACCGAAGCTACTCGCACGGCTCTCCAAGAGCGCCTCGATGCGCCGGCCTACGAGCCTCAGTTTCTGGAGCCCGCCGCCTACGATCTGCTGCGAGCAGTAGCCGCCTGCCTTTTTCCCCAGCCCGACCGCCCCGACGCGCCTATCGAGTTGGCGCCCAGCGTAGACCGTCGCCTGGCCGCCGGTCTCAGCGATGGCTGGCGCTACGATGCCATGCCCCCGACCGCGAAGCGTATCGCTTGGGTCTGGGGGGCATAAACCAAGCCGCTGAGTCCTTGTTTCAGCAAGAATTCCGAGCGTTAACCCCAGACGAGCAAGCTAGTGTACTTGAGTTAGTTCAGGTTGGTGAAGCACCCGGCGAAGCATGGCAGACGGTACCCGCCGTTCGTTTTTTTGAAGAAATGTTAGCCGAGCTAACCGAACTCTACTACGCTCACCCGCTCGCTCAGGAAGAGATTGGTTACGTGGGTATGGCCGACGCACCCGGCTGGACTCGCTTAGGCTTAAACGAGTTAGAGCCCCGCGAGCCGGAAGCTATTTCGCCCCCGCCAAGTCTGTAAAACAAGCTGCCTTCACCGAAGAGCGCAGCCTTTTGTTCTTACTATTCTACCGATTGAACGCGCCGTGGCGTGTGCTTACTAATCTTATATGCCCGACGAAGAAGTAATAGAAGAAGGTGTGCTGAATCCGCTGAAGCAGGAGGTGCAAGATCCTCTTTTGAAGCAGATTATGCAGGATTCGGCCCTGGAGCCCGAGCCCCAGCCAGCCGAAATTCCACTTCCAACCGACGAGGTCGATTGCCTGGTTATCGGCACCGGAGCAGGTGGTGCGCCGCTGCTGGCGCGCCTGGCTATGGCTGGGTTGAAAGTGGTAGCTTTGGAAGCCGGCCCTTGGCACAATCCCAAAACTGATTTTGCTACCGATGAAAAAGCCCAGGAGTTTCTTTTTTGGAACGACGAACGCCTTTCAGCAGGAAAAAACCCGGTAGCCTTTGGCAAAAACAACTCTGGTACTGGCGTAGGCGGCTCTACCCTCCATTACACCGCCTACACGCCCCGCGCCCAACCCGATGACCTCCACCTAAACCGCGACTTTGGCGTGGGCGTCGATTGGCCGTTTGGCTACGAGGAGTTAGAGCCCTATTACGAGGAGATAGAACATTTCTTGGGCATTTCGGGCCCTACGCCTTACCCCTGGGGACCTAAGCGCGGCCGCGGCTATCCGCTGGCGCCGCTGCCGCTTAATGGCGCCGCTCAGCTTATGGAGCGAGCCTGTCAGCAGTTAGGAATTAAGACGTCGCCGGCGGCTAACGCGGCTTTGTCGGCGCGCTACTACCAGGAGGGTGTGGGCTGGCGCGAGGCCTGCACCAACCGGGGCTTCTGCCAGGCCGGTTGCAGCACCGGCGCAAAAGCCAGCATGGACGTCACGTTTCTGCCTTTAGCCGTCGCGCACGGCGCCGAAATCCGTCCTAACTGCTTCGTCACCGAGATCGAGCGCGATGAGCAAGGCCGCGTAACGGGCGTCGTGTATGAACACAACGGCATTACGCAACGCCAGCGGTGCCGCCATTTATTTATCTGCGCCGGGGCCGTGGAAACACCGCGTCTGCTGCTGCTGAATGAGTTAGCGCTGAGTAGTGGGCATGTAGGTCGCAACTTTATGGCTCACCCCGGCGTGCAGGTGTGGGGCACTTTCCCCGAAGACATTCGACCCTACAAAGGTATTCCTGGGGGGCTAATTTCGGAGGATACCCACCGCCCAGCCGATGCCGACTTTGCGGGCGGTTATCTATTGCAAAGTATTGGCATGATGCCCGTTACGTTTGCGGGCCAGGTAGTGCGGGAACGTAAGCTCTGGGGGGCAAAATTGCGCGAGTATATGCGCAGCTATAACCACATTGCCGGCATCAACATTCTGGGCGACTGCTTGCCCCACGAAGATAACTTCCTGGAATTAGCCGAGGAAAAAGATGCCCGTGGGTTGCCCAAGCCCCGCTTGCACTTCACCAACCACGAAAACGAGATCCGCATGAACCGCCACGCCGAGCAGCTCATGCGCCGCATCTGGGAAACAGCCGGCGCCACCGATATCTGGGCGTTTCCGCGCTCGGCGCACGTCATTGGTACCGCTCGCATGGGCCTCTCCGGCGACGATGCCGTGGTAAACCCCGACGGCCGCGCCTTCGACGTACCCAACTTATACATCTGCGACAACTCCGTGTTTCCAAGCGCTTTAAGCGTTAACCCTGCCCTAACTATTATGGCGCTGAGCCTGCGCACGGCCGACAAGTTTTTGGAAAGCGAACAAAGAAGAGACGCTTAATCATTCCTCCTCATGGCTAAAGGATTTCTAACGCACATCATAGACAAATTCGGCAACGGCAGCTATGAGGGCGACCAGTACGGCGGAGCCGGCGGCCACGACGGGAGCGGGCTGCCCACCGGAACTCCCGGCAACTTCATGTTTGCCACCGGCATTGAGTGTTCCTATCCTACGATCGAGAACGGCCGGACCCGCCGCGACTTGCTGGCCGAGTGTGGGCACTACGAGCACTGGCAAAAA
The window above is part of the Hymenobacter radiodurans genome. Proteins encoded here:
- a CDS encoding winged helix-turn-helix transcriptional regulator — translated: MIATPKNAPICPITAALDVLGGKWKVFILSYLAEHGTLRFGELKRLIPRVTQKMLAQQLKELEEAGLVNRRVYAQVPPKVEYRLTAHGETLCPVLHSLREWGNLHREALGLGEAPCAEATSDALAVAG
- a CDS encoding gluconate 2-dehydrogenase subunit 3 family protein, producing MGLGGINQAAESLFQQEFRALTPDEQASVLELVQVGEAPGEAWQTVPAVRFFEEMLAELTELYYAHPLAQEEIGYVGMADAPGWTRLGLNELEPREPEAISPPPSL
- a CDS encoding GMC family oxidoreductase — encoded protein: MPDEEVIEEGVLNPLKQEVQDPLLKQIMQDSALEPEPQPAEIPLPTDEVDCLVIGTGAGGAPLLARLAMAGLKVVALEAGPWHNPKTDFATDEKAQEFLFWNDERLSAGKNPVAFGKNNSGTGVGGSTLHYTAYTPRAQPDDLHLNRDFGVGVDWPFGYEELEPYYEEIEHFLGISGPTPYPWGPKRGRGYPLAPLPLNGAAQLMERACQQLGIKTSPAANAALSARYYQEGVGWREACTNRGFCQAGCSTGAKASMDVTFLPLAVAHGAEIRPNCFVTEIERDEQGRVTGVVYEHNGITQRQRCRHLFICAGAVETPRLLLLNELALSSGHVGRNFMAHPGVQVWGTFPEDIRPYKGIPGGLISEDTHRPADADFAGGYLLQSIGMMPVTFAGQVVRERKLWGAKLREYMRSYNHIAGINILGDCLPHEDNFLELAEEKDARGLPKPRLHFTNHENEIRMNRHAEQLMRRIWETAGATDIWAFPRSAHVIGTARMGLSGDDAVVNPDGRAFDVPNLYICDNSVFPSALSVNPALTIMALSLRTADKFLESEQRRDA
- a CDS encoding SDR family oxidoreductase; the encoded protein is MKKHAQKLPYPAKQADMKLQPGMSFSTYRAANKLGGKIALITGADSGIGRAVAVAFAMEGADVAVLYNENDVDAQETQRLVEAQKRRCLLLRLDVRDPEQCRQAVRRTHAELGGLHILVNNAAFQMAQEKFEDISEEQIRRTFDTNILGYIWMAQAALPHMESGDCIINTGSIVGLTGNPLLIDYTATKSAIHAFTKSLATHLGERNIRVNCVVPGPVWTPNIPATMPLEEVEKFGYEVALQRPGQPEELAPAYVLLASQDGSFMTGSLVHVTGGKLSSDQ
- a CDS encoding alpha/beta fold hydrolase, giving the protein MPASAAPAFICLHYWAGSRREWAAVAAELAPDYACLTPDLGGFGSAPAPVGGYSVQAYAEAIAAYIREQGVRTYILVGHSMGGKIALALAAQQPVGLRGLALISPSPPSPEPMTDEERTTSLHAYGNPQAAARTLAHITARPLPEDTNAQVIEDNLRTTRAAWDAWLLHGSRENILAQMPLITVPAVVLAGDADAVMSPSLHGLETLPHLPPNTPLEIIGGAGHLLPLEAPQEVATLLREFADSLAS